A single Dehalococcoidia bacterium DNA region contains:
- a CDS encoding DUF2723 domain-containing protein, whose amino-acid sequence MTTDTQVQPHPSGRTRGILFGAVFLSSLVVYLSGLSPTVQWGDSAELATGAFTLGIVHPTGYPLYMLMGKLFTYLPFGDIAYRLNLMSAVAAAAAAGVLALAVVEMTRRPILAFVAGLSFAFTPVFWHHAMAAEKYSLHGLFVALVLCFFLVWRRTGQARYFVLLSLVVGLSLAHHRMTVLLVPGLVFAFFAVEPWRSLRPRHYVAAAALLLIGPLLYLYIPIRDAANPALDFARFVGVDVQTPQGFLWYISGALFQQGLSLDPVDLWNHLEMVGLSLATEYSLVLVAFALIGVYGQNLRDRRLLLTLALFFGANLAFDMVYQIVNITDYFFVLTLLLTVWAAEGFDLVISLLLEATPLGTALASITRRVSAADLAHLALVPLPVILLLVNRPAMDASSSYAARDVARSVMISLPKDAVIFVLWPWANLWYVQSVEGLRPDVSVVDVGLYSLGVRTQAITPEILALAARSDLVHKRLNELIDSYAQRPRFAAFYLAFLPERYGLVFHSKVGPVFKVEDKGPPLVRQEDAATREFSGPMVQDALELIRAEVGPADTVAGGLVRAKLTWRVHRSVPKPEDLGFLLAPNGKRSESFGYRVRQGYGVSSPEQWPAGAIVEEYYDVFIPLKQLPGRYDLLLTVLQYGEKDPRPIPMTWNGQTNDTIKLQELQVHPDS is encoded by the coding sequence GTGACCACTGATACACAAGTCCAGCCACACCCATCGGGCAGGACGCGCGGCATCCTGTTTGGGGCGGTCTTCCTCAGCTCTCTTGTCGTCTATCTGAGCGGCCTGTCTCCCACCGTCCAGTGGGGCGACTCCGCCGAGCTGGCCACGGGGGCCTTCACCCTTGGTATCGTTCACCCCACTGGCTACCCTCTCTATATGCTTATGGGCAAGCTGTTCACCTATTTGCCCTTCGGAGACATCGCGTACCGGCTCAACCTGATGTCGGCTGTCGCGGCGGCGGCGGCGGCCGGGGTGCTGGCGCTGGCGGTCGTGGAGATGACCCGCCGGCCCATCCTCGCGTTCGTGGCGGGGCTGAGCTTCGCCTTCACGCCGGTCTTCTGGCACCACGCCATGGCAGCGGAAAAGTACAGCCTGCACGGCCTGTTCGTGGCCCTCGTCCTCTGCTTTTTCCTGGTGTGGCGGCGAACAGGCCAGGCGCGCTATTTCGTCCTTCTGAGCCTGGTCGTCGGACTATCCCTGGCGCACCATCGGATGACCGTTCTCCTCGTGCCCGGGCTGGTCTTCGCGTTCTTCGCGGTGGAACCGTGGCGGAGCCTGCGCCCGCGCCATTACGTGGCCGCGGCAGCCCTCTTACTCATCGGGCCGCTGCTGTACTTGTACATACCCATCCGCGACGCCGCGAATCCGGCGCTCGACTTCGCCCGCTTTGTGGGCGTGGACGTGCAGACGCCTCAGGGTTTCCTGTGGTACATCAGCGGCGCCCTCTTCCAGCAGGGCCTGAGCCTGGACCCCGTTGACCTCTGGAACCACCTGGAGATGGTGGGACTGTCTCTTGCCACGGAATACAGCCTCGTGCTGGTGGCCTTTGCCCTGATAGGGGTGTACGGGCAGAACCTGCGCGACCGCCGCCTGCTGCTCACCCTGGCCCTTTTCTTCGGGGCTAACCTTGCCTTCGATATGGTCTACCAGATCGTCAACATCACGGACTATTTCTTCGTCCTGACGCTTCTGCTCACCGTCTGGGCGGCGGAGGGTTTCGACCTGGTGATATCGTTGCTGCTGGAGGCGACACCCTTGGGGACGGCCCTGGCGTCCATCACCCGGCGAGTATCCGCCGCGGACCTGGCGCACCTGGCGCTGGTGCCGCTGCCGGTCATCCTTCTGCTGGTCAACCGCCCGGCGATGGATGCGAGCAGCTCCTACGCGGCAAGGGATGTCGCTCGGAGTGTGATGATCTCCCTTCCGAAAGACGCCGTCATCTTTGTGCTGTGGCCCTGGGCGAACCTGTGGTACGTCCAGTCGGTGGAGGGCCTGCGCCCTGACGTGAGCGTTGTGGACGTGGGCCTGTACTCGCTGGGCGTCCGCACGCAGGCCATCACGCCGGAAATCCTTGCCCTCGCTGCGCGCTCAGACCTGGTGCACAAGCGCCTCAATGAGTTAATAGACTCCTATGCGCAACGGCCGCGCTTCGCCGCCTTCTATTTGGCGTTCCTTCCAGAGCGGTACGGGCTTGTCTTCCACAGTAAGGTGGGGCCGGTATTCAAGGTTGAGGACAAGGGGCCTCCTCTTGTACGGCAGGAGGACGCCGCGACGCGCGAGTTCTCCGGCCCGATGGTCCAGGATGCGCTGGAGCTTATCCGCGCCGAGGTGGGACCGGCGGACACAGTTGCGGGCGGGCTTGTCCGGGCGAAGCTCACGTGGCGCGTCCATCGTTCCGTGCCGAAGCCGGAAGACCTGGGCTTCCTTCTCGCTCCGAATGGCAAGCGCTCCGAGAGCTTCGGGTATCGCGTGCGGCAAGGGTATGGCGTGTCCTCCCCGGAGCAATGGCCGGCGGGGGCCATTGTGGAGGAATACTACGACGTGTTCATTCCGCTCAAGCAACTCCCGGGCCGCTATGACCTGCTCCTGACCGTGCTCCAGTACGGCGAGAAGGACCCGCGGCCAATACCCATGACGTGGAACGGGCAGACCAACGATACGATCAAGCTCCAGGAGCTTCAGGTGCATCCGGATAGTTAG
- a CDS encoding type II secretion system protein yields the protein MQRRGEMGLTLLEVVITVSILAILASILAPNVAQYVPKAKQDAYLGDQRNLQTAISAYYLQNGAYPTYAGQTGDPSATLNSYVNPDLLTAGRFAVNRPRSSNSYNGGTGTYGWYIDAQGRVESTPTFTPGVYP from the coding sequence ATGCAGCGGCGCGGCGAGATGGGTCTCACCCTGCTAGAAGTGGTGATAACGGTAAGCATCCTGGCTATTCTGGCCTCGATCCTGGCGCCCAACGTTGCCCAGTATGTCCCGAAAGCGAAACAGGACGCGTACCTGGGCGACCAGAGAAACCTGCAGACGGCGATCAGCGCGTACTACCTGCAGAACGGCGCATACCCGACGTATGCCGGGCAGACGGGCGACCCGTCCGCCACGCTGAACTCATACGTTAATCCGGACTTACTTACGGCTGGAAGGTTCGCGGTGAACAGGCCCCGTTCATCCAACAGCTACAACGGGGGCACAGGCACGTATGGGTGGTACATTGACGCCCAGGGACGCGTGGAATCCACCCCTACGTTCACTCCAGGTGTTTATCCCTGA
- a CDS encoding prepilin-type N-terminal cleavage/methylation domain-containing protein — MKETRTGSSQAGVTLVEVLMVLALLAVLSAMVIPNIQGFLSVGREKAHTLDRNTLQIAVDGYYRKNRAYPTTAGATGAPTSGNNSYVDTDALLAANLLNEAPASVSTYNKSTATGTYGWYVDANGRVQAAPTYTGSYP; from the coding sequence GTGAAGGAGACGCGCACGGGGAGCAGTCAGGCAGGCGTAACACTCGTGGAGGTCCTGATGGTGCTGGCGCTCCTGGCCGTGCTGTCGGCCATGGTCATCCCGAACATCCAGGGGTTTCTCTCCGTGGGCCGCGAGAAAGCCCACACCTTGGACAGGAACACCCTCCAGATAGCGGTGGATGGCTATTACAGGAAGAACAGGGCCTATCCGACGACCGCGGGAGCGACGGGCGCGCCGACCTCCGGCAACAACTCGTACGTGGACACGGACGCCCTGCTCGCGGCGAACCTCCTGAACGAGGCGCCCGCGTCGGTGAGCACGTACAACAAGTCAACGGCGACGGGCACGTATGGATGGTACGTGGACGCCAACGGTCGGGTCCAGGCGGCGCCGACCTACACGGGCAGCTATCCGTAA
- a CDS encoding type II secretion system protein — MKEQKGFTLIEILIVLALMAVLMAIVIPNVQGFLGRGKQDAYNSDRKTLQVAVDGYYTAAANRTTFPTKNGASGVPTFSANAYMDTDLLIDGKYINELPASANVFNKTGATGTYGWYVDTNGRVQSLPTYTAGVYP, encoded by the coding sequence ATGAAAGAACAGAAGGGTTTCACTCTCATTGAGATCCTGATCGTGCTGGCGCTGATGGCGGTGCTGATGGCGATCGTGATCCCCAACGTGCAGGGCTTCCTGGGCCGGGGCAAGCAGGACGCGTACAACTCGGACAGGAAGACGCTGCAGGTCGCGGTGGACGGCTACTATACGGCGGCGGCGAACAGGACCACGTTCCCGACCAAGAATGGGGCGTCCGGCGTGCCTACTTTTTCCGCCAACGCCTACATGGACACGGACCTGCTGATCGACGGCAAGTACATCAACGAGTTGCCCGCGTCGGCGAACGTGTTCAACAAGACGGGCGCGACGGGCACATACGGGTGGTACGTGGACACCAACGGGCGGGTGCAGTCTCTCCCCACCTACACCGCGGGTGTGTACCCATAG
- a CDS encoding prepilin-type N-terminal cleavage/methylation domain-containing protein, translating into MKALKRFLGREKGVTLLELVVVLSIMAVIASIVAPAVGGKTTSGRGTVKVSDIATVQGAVDNYVGEAPALTNYPVNGNQKPSLATGNYQATITSFVMPDGATTTLYVKPIDFNSNFLKTGEGAGTTKTFVPSYLKTYPKHSGATGTTADPNVLAGSSNFTGGTISFVGGKDYTPGGTIGTIAATSIGVWVIDQNSRVWVLLDDSNY; encoded by the coding sequence ATGAAGGCGTTGAAGCGATTTCTGGGACGGGAAAAGGGCGTCACCCTGCTGGAGCTGGTGGTCGTCCTCTCCATTATGGCGGTCATCGCGAGCATAGTGGCGCCGGCAGTGGGCGGCAAGACGACCAGCGGTCGCGGGACCGTGAAGGTGTCGGACATCGCGACGGTGCAGGGCGCCGTGGACAACTACGTAGGCGAGGCGCCCGCGTTGACGAACTACCCCGTGAACGGCAATCAGAAGCCAAGCTTGGCTACAGGGAACTACCAAGCGACGATAACGAGCTTTGTGATGCCGGACGGCGCGACGACGACCCTGTACGTGAAGCCCATTGACTTCAACTCGAATTTCCTCAAGACGGGAGAGGGCGCAGGGACGACCAAGACGTTCGTTCCCAGCTATCTCAAGACCTACCCCAAGCACTCCGGCGCCACGGGCACCACGGCAGACCCCAACGTGCTGGCGGGCTCCAGCAATTTCACCGGTGGTACTATCAGCTTCGTGGGCGGCAAGGACTACACGCCGGGTGGGACCATTGGCACCATCGCGGCCACCAGCATCGGCGTGTGGGTGATTGACCAGAACAGCCGCGTGTGGGTCCTGCTGGACGACAGCAACTACTAG
- a CDS encoding DUF11 domain-containing protein encodes MMTMHERLLDRTIPASPRRGWKRASGLRRLAGVKRLDRGESGQVLLIVVIIMSLSVLMAVPITNVFSSTLRQGLSVHQDYQAEYSRDAGVEYAIATLKNTQSTRVTLSGQVGVPLALSLPPTAANGVSVTSLQATLLTPANYALVRGAPGGSGQAFAFALARLAGESPWAATRGLQLGAWPRDGGQALATRLVSTDRGNWLDQRPALLPRVTAVTVITASKTVSPTTVTPGGQVTYTITIQNPGGETASVTDVIDSISSGFGYVLNSTTGGMTSNPKVTGLTTLAWSPVPSIAAGGSLTFSFNVASTTTPGIYYNQVQVTGSNFTTVNTGNTAPVTVGPSMSVTKTVTPVVVVAGGNVTYTVTLANNSSGQTAHTTRFVDTLPSGFSYVTGSTTGAFTSNPSITGGVTLTWNVVLTVPYGSPASFSFQAASATAWGLHFNDIRAEGSDFATVATGPTAATTVGDIQITKTVDQANVNGGETITYTVTTRNVGSGTINIVRFEDVLASGFTYVTGSTSGAMTVNPSQVGNTLTWSGVGVPNSIAGGGQVVFSFRTVTPNNPGDYFNKATVVVSQPGGGPNQTVTTGDTAKVSVSSNAAIVISETQGNRSGPMGWSNVYVTGYSFAPNATVRLFWRDLNNPLNTSLAPPIGTDLQSGQTLVTLSSSYQPLSWAALQVTIPSNANWGNGFIVAVEQKTSSLWIERDRKAFNVRAKYLITSQTSDGKTVTARVAFTGAPSPDKAFSMPTNTPVITIYDWKLP; translated from the coding sequence ATGATGACCATGCACGAACGCCTTCTTGACAGAACGATACCGGCCAGCCCCAGGCGAGGCTGGAAGCGGGCGTCTGGCCTGCGTCGTCTGGCGGGCGTCAAGAGGTTGGACCGCGGCGAAAGCGGGCAGGTCCTGCTGATCGTCGTCATCATCATGAGCCTGTCCGTGCTCATGGCTGTCCCGATTACAAACGTCTTCTCCAGCACGCTGCGGCAGGGGCTGAGCGTGCACCAGGACTACCAGGCCGAGTACAGCCGGGATGCTGGCGTCGAGTACGCCATCGCCACTCTCAAGAACACCCAGTCAACCCGCGTCACACTGAGCGGCCAGGTGGGCGTTCCGCTGGCTCTCTCCCTTCCGCCCACGGCCGCCAACGGCGTCAGCGTGACATCGCTCCAGGCCACGCTGCTGACCCCGGCCAACTATGCCCTGGTCCGGGGCGCCCCCGGCGGGAGCGGGCAGGCGTTCGCGTTCGCCCTGGCGCGCTTGGCGGGGGAGTCCCCGTGGGCGGCCACTCGCGGCCTTCAGCTCGGCGCGTGGCCGCGCGACGGCGGACAGGCGCTCGCCACGCGCCTTGTGTCCACGGACAGGGGCAACTGGCTGGACCAAAGGCCCGCCCTCCTTCCGCGGGTGACCGCCGTAACGGTCATCACGGCGTCCAAGACCGTCAGCCCGACCACGGTCACGCCCGGCGGCCAGGTGACGTACACCATCACTATCCAGAACCCGGGCGGCGAGACCGCCAGCGTCACTGACGTCATTGACTCGATCTCATCGGGCTTCGGCTACGTCCTGAACTCCACGACGGGCGGCATGACCAGCAACCCCAAGGTGACGGGCCTGACCACGTTGGCCTGGTCGCCGGTGCCCAGCATCGCCGCCGGGGGGAGCCTGACGTTCTCCTTTAATGTAGCGTCCACCACGACCCCTGGCATCTACTACAACCAGGTCCAGGTCACAGGCTCCAACTTCACCACGGTGAACACGGGCAACACGGCCCCGGTGACCGTTGGCCCCAGCATGTCCGTCACCAAGACCGTGACTCCTGTTGTCGTGGTCGCTGGAGGCAACGTGACGTACACCGTGACCCTCGCGAACAACTCCTCGGGTCAGACGGCCCACACGACGAGGTTCGTTGACACCCTTCCGTCGGGGTTCTCCTACGTGACGGGCAGCACAACGGGGGCGTTCACGTCGAACCCGTCCATCACGGGCGGGGTGACGCTCACGTGGAACGTCGTCCTGACGGTCCCCTACGGCTCTCCCGCGAGTTTCAGCTTCCAGGCGGCGAGCGCCACCGCCTGGGGACTGCACTTCAACGACATCCGCGCCGAGGGGAGCGACTTCGCCACCGTGGCGACAGGCCCCACCGCCGCCACGACTGTCGGCGACATCCAGATAACCAAGACGGTGGACCAGGCCAACGTGAACGGCGGCGAAACGATCACCTACACGGTGACCACCCGTAACGTCGGGTCTGGCACGATCAACATCGTGCGCTTTGAGGACGTCCTGGCGTCGGGCTTTACCTACGTGACAGGCTCGACCTCGGGGGCCATGACGGTCAACCCGAGCCAGGTGGGCAACACGCTGACCTGGTCGGGCGTCGGCGTGCCCAACAGCATCGCCGGGGGAGGGCAGGTCGTGTTCAGCTTCCGGACGGTGACGCCGAACAACCCCGGCGACTATTTCAACAAAGCAACCGTCGTGGTGTCCCAACCGGGCGGAGGGCCGAACCAGACCGTGACGACGGGTGATACGGCGAAGGTGAGCGTGTCCTCCAACGCTGCCATCGTCATTAGCGAGACCCAGGGGAACAGGTCCGGCCCCATGGGCTGGTCCAACGTCTATGTCACGGGATACAGCTTCGCTCCCAATGCCACGGTCAGGCTGTTCTGGCGGGACCTCAACAACCCGCTGAATACCAGCCTCGCGCCGCCCATCGGCACGGACCTCCAGTCGGGGCAGACCCTCGTCACGCTGTCGTCATCCTATCAGCCTCTCTCCTGGGCGGCGTTGCAGGTCACCATACCCAGCAACGCCAACTGGGGGAACGGCTTCATCGTGGCGGTGGAGCAGAAGACCTCCTCGCTGTGGATCGAGCGGGACCGCAAGGCCTTCAACGTGCGGGCCAAGTACCTGATCACCAGCCAGACCTCCGACGGCAAGACGGTGACGGCGCGCGTTGCGTTCACCGGCGCCCCCTCGCCGGACAAGGCGTTCTCCATGCCCACCAACACGCCCGTCATCACCATCTACGACTGGAAGCTTCCGTAG
- a CDS encoding type II secretion system protein: MRPLARDCRGVTLIESIIAIALLALVTTPVLSVWFVSFFYPLRLEHKALVAHDIEQAQYWLKQDIEAGPTGNNLGTLSKLFLTIGTSPGLSGNNALSIIYRTWPSASSTSPTSSTVTYALEALDSSAGAYQLVRTGPSGAKRVIAAYIADPANVVFSGSSASSTPGAPSQGITVAITSTAGTASQSATLYVEPRVYQPLPTPTAASSQTWIAEVPIYVSSKSGFYTVITTEGSGAIQAVWGLTTSASISVSIFLGTPLGTTLGDSLTDPTKVSAILVASNSATTTNLTVTSAPVAAQTYTVYFFNQDVQNYAITPRGSATIAYVSSTVP; encoded by the coding sequence GTGAGACCGTTAGCACGCGACTGTCGGGGTGTGACTCTTATCGAGTCCATCATAGCCATTGCTCTGCTGGCGCTCGTCACGACACCGGTCTTATCGGTCTGGTTTGTGAGCTTTTTCTACCCCCTGCGTCTGGAGCACAAGGCCCTGGTCGCCCACGACATCGAGCAGGCGCAGTACTGGCTGAAGCAGGATATCGAGGCGGGGCCGACGGGGAATAACCTAGGGACGCTTTCCAAGCTATTCCTTACCATCGGGACGTCGCCCGGGCTCTCCGGGAACAACGCGCTCAGCATTATCTACCGGACCTGGCCAAGCGCGAGTTCCACGTCACCCACCAGCTCCACCGTGACCTACGCACTGGAGGCGCTCGACTCGTCCGCCGGCGCGTACCAGCTCGTGCGCACAGGCCCCTCGGGGGCGAAGCGGGTGATCGCCGCCTACATAGCCGACCCTGCTAACGTGGTGTTCAGCGGGTCCAGCGCGTCCTCCACACCTGGCGCGCCCTCTCAGGGCATCACGGTCGCAATCACGTCCACGGCGGGGACCGCCTCCCAGAGCGCCACGCTGTACGTCGAGCCACGGGTGTACCAGCCGCTGCCCACGCCTACGGCGGCGTCGAGCCAGACCTGGATAGCGGAAGTCCCGATCTACGTCTCCTCCAAGAGCGGCTTTTACACCGTGATAACCACCGAGGGCAGCGGCGCCATCCAGGCCGTCTGGGGCCTGACGACGTCCGCGTCCATCTCGGTGTCCATCTTCCTGGGCACGCCGCTGGGCACGACGCTGGGGGACAGCCTCACCGACCCGACAAAGGTGAGCGCGATCCTGGTGGCCAGTAACAGCGCCACCACGACCAATCTCACGGTGACTTCCGCGCCAGTCGCGGCCCAGACGTACACGGTCTATTTCTTCAATCAGGACGTCCAGAACTACGCCATCACACCGCGTGGGAGCGCGACGATTGCCTATGTCTCCTCCACCGTGCCGTAG
- a CDS encoding prepilin-type N-terminal cleavage/methylation domain-containing protein, which translates to MASGGWASTPLSAGGWRRLLRRVRSFVIRGSDGLSLLEMVIVLALMSVALVALLQLLSASVRAEGTVRRRVGAEVVASQQLERVKQAAFDPVVSATPGPAYSSLPSSYTVQGDDFTVSTTGVTVAQGVQLVTVTASFGSTPVATLETYKVNR; encoded by the coding sequence ATGGCTTCAGGAGGTTGGGCTAGCACTCCGCTCTCGGCAGGGGGCTGGCGCAGGCTGCTGCGACGCGTTCGGAGCTTTGTCATCCGAGGGTCCGACGGCCTGAGCCTGCTGGAGATGGTTATTGTGCTCGCGCTTATGAGCGTGGCCCTTGTCGCGCTGCTCCAACTGCTGAGCGCCAGCGTCCGCGCCGAGGGCACCGTGAGGCGTCGCGTGGGGGCGGAGGTTGTCGCCTCCCAGCAACTGGAGCGGGTGAAGCAGGCGGCTTTCGACCCCGTTGTATCGGCCACGCCCGGCCCCGCATACTCGTCGCTGCCGAGCAGCTACACGGTCCAGGGGGACGACTTCACGGTGAGCACGACAGGGGTCACCGTGGCCCAGGGGGTGCAGCTCGTCACGGTGACTGCGAGCTTCGGGAGCACGCCGGTGGCGACGCTTGAGACGTACAAGGTGAACCGGTGA
- a CDS encoding A24 family peptidase has translation MVFPVFMALAGLAVGSFINVCTDRLPRGKSIAFPPSHCDSCSRRLTFLELLPVLAYVVLGGRCRTCGWRIPARVPLVEAVTGGAFLALALAFGPSFQTLRLALFAVLFIIVFVIDLETGLILNKIVYPASVVAFGLSALEPGIGPLWALVGAAAAFTLFLLIYILARGGMGGGDVKLAALVGLATGFPTVLVALFVTFILGGVVAVGLLASGRRRRRDAVPYGPFMVVGAWVALLWGLPIATWYVGLLGITLR, from the coding sequence ATGGTATTTCCCGTCTTCATGGCGCTGGCTGGCCTCGCCGTCGGCAGCTTCATCAACGTGTGCACTGACCGGTTGCCGCGGGGCAAGTCCATCGCCTTTCCACCCTCCCACTGCGATAGCTGCAGCCGTCGGCTGACATTCCTGGAGCTGTTGCCGGTCCTGGCCTACGTTGTCCTGGGCGGCAGGTGCCGCACATGTGGCTGGCGCATTCCGGCCCGCGTCCCGCTGGTGGAGGCGGTCACGGGAGGCGCGTTCCTCGCCCTCGCGCTCGCCTTCGGTCCCAGCTTCCAGACCCTGCGCCTGGCGCTGTTCGCGGTCCTTTTCATCATCGTATTCGTCATTGACCTGGAAACGGGCCTCATTCTGAACAAGATTGTGTATCCCGCGTCCGTGGTGGCCTTCGGCCTGTCGGCGCTGGAGCCTGGCATCGGGCCTCTCTGGGCGCTGGTGGGCGCCGCCGCCGCGTTCACGCTCTTTCTCCTTATCTATATCCTCGCGCGCGGCGGCATGGGCGGAGGCGACGTGAAGCTGGCGGCGCTGGTGGGACTGGCGACCGGCTTTCCAACCGTGCTGGTGGCCCTGTTCGTCACGTTCATCCTGGGCGGTGTCGTTGCCGTGGGACTGCTGGCGAGCGGGCGTCGCCGCAGGCGGGACGCAGTCCCCTACGGCCCGTTCATGGTCGTGGGCGCGTGGGTGGCGCTGCTGTGGGGTCTGCCCATCGCTACGTGGTACGTGGGTCTGCTGGGAATCACCTTGCGGTAG
- a CDS encoding 3-oxoacyl-ACP reductase family protein — MKLANRVAVVTGGGSGIGRAICLALSREQASVVVADVNDVGARATAEAIAAEGGKALALRMDITSAVEVGRAVKQTGQHFGPVDILVNNAGWDKVMPFMETTEELWDKLIAINLKGHMVVTKAVLAGMIARQYGKIVNISSDAGRVGSSGEVVYSAAKAGILGFTRALAREMARYNITVNALCPGPTDTPLFAEIAKDTPRLAESLIRAIPMRRLARVQDVAAAVVFFASRDSDYITGQALSISGGLSMV; from the coding sequence GTGAAGCTCGCTAACAGAGTCGCAGTGGTGACGGGCGGAGGGAGCGGCATCGGCAGGGCCATCTGCCTGGCGCTGAGCAGGGAGCAGGCCAGCGTGGTGGTGGCCGATGTGAACGACGTGGGCGCCCGCGCCACGGCGGAGGCCATTGCCGCCGAGGGCGGGAAGGCGCTGGCCCTTCGAATGGACATAACGTCCGCCGTGGAGGTCGGGCGCGCCGTGAAGCAGACCGGACAGCATTTCGGCCCCGTTGACATCCTGGTCAACAATGCGGGTTGGGACAAGGTGATGCCCTTCATGGAGACCACCGAGGAGTTGTGGGACAAGCTTATCGCCATCAACTTGAAGGGGCACATGGTGGTGACGAAGGCCGTGCTTGCGGGGATGATCGCGCGCCAGTACGGGAAGATCGTGAACATCTCCTCGGACGCGGGCAGGGTGGGGTCCTCCGGGGAGGTCGTCTATTCGGCGGCCAAGGCGGGGATACTGGGCTTCACCCGTGCGCTGGCGCGGGAGATGGCCCGCTATAACATCACCGTGAACGCCCTCTGCCCGGGGCCCACGGACACGCCCCTCTTCGCGGAAATAGCCAAGGATACGCCGCGCCTGGCGGAGTCGCTGATACGGGCCATTCCCATGCGGCGTCTGGCGCGCGTCCAGGACGTGGCGGCGGCGGTCGTCTTCTTCGCGTCTCGTGATTCCGACTACATCACAGGCCAGGCGCTGAGCATCAGCGGCGGCCTTTCGATGGTCTAG
- a CDS encoding amidohydrolase family protein gives MPRPVDIHVHPSTRQFLVDSSGPYMAATEAYFHTRIPVRTEDEMAREIAEQGVRGVLLGWDAETNTGLPPIPNDWVAHVVRSYPDVFVAGFAGVDPWKGKMALREIERAAKELGLRGLKFQQSAQAFFPNDQRFYPLWAKAQELGLIVLFHVGVTGLGAGGPGGMGVRLKYTQPIYIDDVAADFPDLRIICAHPAWPWQDEMTAIAIHKPNVYIDLSGWSPKYFPPALVHDIATRLQDRTLFGTDYPFISPRRWLDDFAKLNIPEDVRAKILYRNAERLLGLKPDSGERREAR, from the coding sequence ATGCCTCGACCCGTGGACATCCACGTCCATCCATCCACGCGCCAGTTCCTGGTGGACTCCTCAGGCCCGTATATGGCGGCCACGGAGGCCTACTTCCACACGCGCATCCCCGTCCGCACGGAGGACGAGATGGCGCGGGAGATCGCCGAGCAGGGCGTCCGCGGGGTGCTCCTGGGCTGGGACGCGGAAACGAACACCGGGCTGCCGCCCATCCCCAACGACTGGGTGGCCCACGTGGTGCGCAGCTATCCCGACGTATTCGTCGCGGGCTTCGCCGGGGTGGACCCGTGGAAGGGGAAGATGGCGCTGCGAGAGATAGAGCGCGCCGCCAAAGAACTCGGCCTGCGTGGCCTGAAGTTCCAGCAGTCGGCCCAGGCGTTCTTCCCCAACGACCAACGTTTTTATCCCCTGTGGGCAAAGGCCCAGGAGCTTGGCCTGATCGTACTGTTCCACGTGGGCGTCACCGGCCTGGGCGCCGGCGGCCCCGGCGGCATGGGCGTCCGGCTCAAGTACACCCAGCCGATCTACATTGACGACGTGGCCGCGGACTTCCCTGACCTGCGCATCATCTGCGCCCACCCGGCCTGGCCCTGGCAGGACGAGATGACCGCTATCGCCATCCACAAGCCCAACGTGTATATTGACCTGTCGGGCTGGTCGCCCAAGTACTTCCCGCCCGCGCTGGTGCATGACATCGCTACCCGCCTGCAGGACAGGACGCTGTTCGGCACCGACTATCCGTTCATCAGCCCTCGGCGCTGGCTGGACGACTTCGCAAAGCTGAATATTCCGGAAGACGTCCGCGCGAAGATACTTTACCGAAATGCCGAGCGGCTGCTGGGGCTGAAGCCGGATTCAGGAGAGCGCCGTGAAGCTCGCTAA